From the Cyanobacteriota bacterium genome, one window contains:
- a CDS encoding alpha/beta fold hydrolase, protein MVETIILGIHGLGGHSGWFKNLENDLEKQGIDFYAFDLPGFGTNHNLVSQSSYIKGHVDSYKEWISCAQAEYHKLREKNPEAEIIVLGHSLGALIAANMTEIDQGTKLILSVPGFKGSPSTFNQSFFWSTLRKVVIDKLILQRDVYVKLPSSAKKSTPADTDPLRISEVTQTMLLEIMKLRAASKKRMTEIEAPVFMIQIADDKVVDNPTQQEHFDLIKADGKLFKVYEDTDHDWIWSMTCCQQVTADIVDWLAS, encoded by the coding sequence ATGGTAGAAACGATTATATTGGGAATTCATGGACTAGGCGGACATAGTGGCTGGTTTAAAAATCTTGAAAATGATCTTGAAAAACAAGGTATAGACTTTTATGCTTTTGATCTTCCTGGTTTTGGCACAAACCACAATCTAGTAAGTCAAAGTTCATACATCAAAGGACATGTTGATTCTTACAAAGAGTGGATCAGTTGTGCTCAAGCTGAATATCACAAGCTTAGAGAAAAGAATCCAGAAGCTGAAATTATTGTTTTGGGACATAGTCTTGGTGCACTCATTGCAGCCAATATGACGGAGATAGATCAAGGCACTAAGCTAATTTTGTCTGTCCCTGGTTTTAAGGGGTCTCCAAGTACCTTTAATCAAAGCTTCTTTTGGAGTACTTTGCGCAAAGTTGTAATTGATAAATTGATTTTGCAACGTGATGTCTATGTCAAGTTGCCAAGCTCAGCAAAAAAATCGACTCCTGCAGACACAGACCCTTTACGAATTTCGGAAGTGACTCAAACTATGTTGCTTGAAATAATGAAGCTGAGAGCTGCAAGTAAAAAACGCATGACTGAAATTGAAGCACCAGTCTTTATGATTCAAATAGCAGACGATAAAGTCGTTGATAACCCAACTCAGCAAGAGCATTTTGATTTAATTAAAGCTGATGGCAAGCTATTTAAAGTTTATGAAGATACTGACCATGATTGGATCTGGTCCATGACCTGTTGCCAGCAGGTTACGGCTGATATTGTTGATTGGCTAGCTAGCTAA